A region from the Geobacillus vulcani PSS1 genome encodes:
- a CDS encoding glycoside hydrolase family 13 protein: protein MKKAWWKEGVAYQIYPRSFMDANGDGIGDLRGIREKLDYLVELGVDIVWICPIYRSPNADNGYDISDYYAIMDEFGTMDDFDELLAEAHRRGLKIILDLVINHTSDEHPWFIESRSSRDNPKRDWYIWRDGKDGREPNNWESIFGGSAWQYDEQTGQYYLHIFDVKQPDLNWENHEVRQALYEMVNWWLDKGIDGFRIDAISHIKKKPGLPDLPNPKGLKYVPSFAAHMNQPGIMEYLRELKEQTFARYDIVTVGEANGVTVDEAEQWVGEENGVFHMIFQFEHLGLWKRRADGSIDVRRLKRTLTKWQKGLENRGWNALFLENHDLPRSVSTWGNDREYWAESAKALGALYFFMQGTPFIYQGQEIGMTNVQFSDIRDYRDVAALRLYELERANGRTHEEVMKIIWKTGRDNSRTPMQWSDAPNAGFTTGTPWIKVNENYRTINVEAERRDPNSVWSFYRKMIQLRKANELFIYGTYDLLLENHPSIYAYTRTLGCDRALVIVNVSDRPSFYHYDGFRLQSSDLALSNYPVRPHQNATRFKLKPYEARVYIWKE from the coding sequence GTGAAAAAAGCGTGGTGGAAAGAGGGCGTCGCCTACCAAATTTATCCGCGTAGTTTCATGGACGCGAATGGCGACGGCATTGGCGATCTTCGTGGCATCAGAGAAAAATTGGATTATTTGGTAGAACTAGGGGTTGACATCGTTTGGATTTGTCCGATTTACCGATCGCCGAACGCCGATAATGGATATGACATCAGCGACTATTATGCCATTATGGACGAGTTTGGAACGATGGACGACTTCGATGAATTGCTTGCTGAAGCGCATCGGCGCGGGTTGAAAATCATTTTGGATTTGGTCATCAACCATACGAGTGATGAGCATCCGTGGTTTATTGAATCGCGTTCATCGCGGGACAATCCAAAGCGCGACTGGTACATTTGGCGCGACGGCAAGGATGGGCGCGAGCCGAACAACTGGGAAAGCATTTTTGGCGGCTCGGCATGGCAGTATGACGAGCAGACAGGGCAGTACTATTTGCATATTTTTGATGTGAAACAGCCCGATTTGAACTGGGAAAACCACGAAGTGCGCCAGGCGTTGTACGAGATGGTCAACTGGTGGCTGGATAAAGGCATCGATGGATTCCGCATCGACGCGATTTCCCATATTAAGAAAAAGCCAGGCCTTCCTGATCTTCCGAATCCGAAAGGGTTGAAGTATGTGCCGTCGTTTGCCGCCCATATGAACCAGCCGGGGATTATGGAGTATTTGCGAGAGTTGAAAGAGCAAACGTTTGCGCGGTATGACATTGTGACGGTCGGCGAGGCGAATGGAGTAACGGTTGATGAGGCCGAACAATGGGTCGGAGAAGAAAACGGCGTATTTCATATGATTTTTCAGTTCGAGCATTTAGGGCTATGGAAAAGGCGAGCGGATGGTTCGATCGATGTCCGCCGGTTGAAGCGGACGTTGACGAAATGGCAAAAAGGATTGGAAAACCGTGGGTGGAACGCGCTCTTTTTGGAAAACCACGACTTGCCTCGATCGGTGTCGACATGGGGAAACGACCGCGAGTATTGGGCGGAAAGCGCGAAGGCGCTCGGGGCGCTCTACTTTTTCATGCAAGGGACGCCGTTCATTTACCAAGGGCAGGAGATCGGGATGACGAACGTGCAATTTTCCGACATTCGCGACTACCGCGATGTCGCTGCCTTGCGTCTGTATGAGCTCGAACGGGCGAACGGCCGGACGCATGAGGAAGTGATGAAGATCATTTGGAAAACCGGGCGCGACAACTCGCGCACCCCGATGCAATGGTCTGATGCCCCGAACGCTGGATTCACGACAGGTACGCCATGGATCAAAGTGAACGAAAATTATCGTACGATCAATGTCGAGGCCGAACGGCGCGACCCGAACTCGGTGTGGTCGTTTTATCGGAAAATGATTCAGCTTCGGAAAGCGAACGAGCTGTTTATTTACGGAACGTACGATCTGCTTTTGGAAAACCACCCATCCATTTATGCGTACACAAGAACGCTCGGCTGCGATCGGGCGCTTGTCATTGTCAATGTATCCGATCGACCTTCGTTTTACCACTATGACGGCTTCCGCCTTCAGTCAAGCGATTTGGCGCTCTCGAACTACCCGGTTCGTCCGCATCAAAACGCAACGCGCTTTAAGTTGAAGCCGTACGAGGCGCGCGTATACATCTGGAAAGAATAA
- a CDS encoding ABC transporter ATP-binding protein codes for MKQAIAVDRLRLKFPGCDRLLFRDLSLSIAEGEKVLLLGPSGCGKSTLLQVMAGIIPHSIDVPMKAERLERPERWGYVFQDPDAQFCMPYADEEIAFALENQGVPRREMPARIRALLDQVGLEITPHTDIHTLSGGMKQRLALASVLALEPDVLFLDEPTALLDEEGTKAVWQTVKQVGRGKTIIIVEHKIEHVLDFVDRIVLFDRDGRIIADGEAKAVFSDYKDVIAAEGIWYPGVWDDYDRTARRQARHQGEELLRLSCFRGFRGREAKIYVPEAAVYAGEWIAITGKNGAGKSTLLHALMQLIFTDGEYALLGEDVKEKRPLYRHIAFVFQNPEWQFVTHSVRDELAYSLRLEGRPKEEIEGIVDRLLREFDLVGQQDQHPYQLSIGQKRRLSVAASIVAGQRLFLLDEPTFGQDAKNTFALLEMLEAYREQGAAIMMVTHDEQIVRRFATRRWVIEDGALVRDERLGIREPVLAEGGSGR; via the coding sequence ATGAAACAAGCAATTGCGGTTGACCGGCTTCGCCTGAAATTTCCCGGGTGCGACAGACTGCTGTTTCGCGATTTGTCGCTTTCGATTGCCGAGGGAGAGAAAGTGCTTCTCCTCGGTCCGTCGGGATGCGGAAAGTCGACATTATTGCAAGTGATGGCCGGCATCATTCCCCACTCGATCGATGTGCCAATGAAAGCGGAGCGCCTTGAGAGGCCGGAGCGGTGGGGCTATGTCTTTCAAGACCCCGATGCGCAATTTTGCATGCCGTATGCGGACGAGGAAATCGCCTTTGCCCTTGAAAATCAGGGCGTGCCGCGCCGCGAGATGCCCGCCCGCATCCGCGCCCTGCTGGACCAGGTCGGTTTGGAGATCACCCCGCATACGGATATTCATACGCTTTCCGGCGGGATGAAGCAGCGGTTGGCGCTCGCTTCGGTGCTGGCGCTTGAGCCGGATGTCTTGTTTTTGGATGAGCCGACGGCGCTGCTCGATGAAGAAGGGACGAAGGCGGTATGGCAAACGGTGAAGCAGGTGGGCCGCGGCAAAACGATCATCATCGTCGAGCATAAAATTGAACATGTGCTCGACTTTGTGGATCGGATCGTGTTGTTTGACCGCGATGGGCGCATCATCGCCGACGGCGAGGCGAAGGCGGTGTTTTCCGATTATAAAGACGTCATTGCCGCTGAAGGGATTTGGTATCCAGGCGTCTGGGATGACTATGACCGGACGGCAAGGCGGCAAGCTCGCCATCAAGGCGAGGAGCTTCTTCGCCTCAGCTGTTTTCGCGGGTTCCGCGGCCGGGAGGCGAAAATCTATGTTCCTGAAGCAGCGGTGTACGCCGGCGAATGGATTGCCATCACGGGAAAAAACGGCGCTGGCAAAAGCACGCTGCTGCACGCGCTCATGCAGCTCATCTTTACAGACGGCGAGTATGCGCTGTTGGGGGAGGACGTGAAAGAGAAGCGGCCGCTTTATCGCCATATCGCCTTTGTTTTTCAAAACCCGGAGTGGCAATTTGTCACCCATTCGGTTCGTGATGAACTCGCCTACTCGCTTCGGCTTGAGGGGCGGCCGAAAGAGGAAATTGAGGGAATCGTCGACCGTCTGTTGCGTGAATTTGACCTTGTTGGACAACAAGACCAACACCCGTATCAGCTGTCGATTGGGCAAAAACGGCGGTTGAGCGTCGCAGCGTCGATCGTCGCCGGCCAGCGCCTCTTTTTGCTTGATGAGCCGACATTTGGGCAAGATGCAAAAAATACGTTCGCGTTGCTCGAAATGCTTGAAGCATACCGTGAACAAGGGGCGGCGATCATGATGGTCACACATGATGAACAAATCGTCCGCCGCTTTGCGACGAGACGGTGGGTGATTGAAGATGGGGCGCTCGTTCGGGACGAACGGCTTGGCATCCGAGAGCCCGTGTTGGCGGAAGGTGGATCAGGGCGATGA
- the tenI gene encoding thiazole tautomerase TenI produces the protein MGILHFISTGRQTADEFAAICAHVHPYADFIHIREKEKTAREAAAFVAALLRVGVPPQKIIVNDRVDVAAVYGVKGVQLAYHSLPVRAVRRSFPDLTVGCSVHGSEEAKQAEQDGAHFCLYGHIFPTDSKPGLPPRGLDSLAEIVAAVSIPVIAIGGIHAGNARRVLEAGAAGVAVLSAVFFAADPVAEAKRLADIVKGRG, from the coding sequence ATGGGGATTCTTCATTTCATTTCGACGGGACGGCAGACAGCTGACGAGTTCGCGGCGATTTGCGCCCATGTTCATCCGTACGCCGATTTCATTCATATTCGTGAAAAGGAAAAGACAGCGCGCGAAGCGGCGGCGTTTGTCGCGGCACTGCTTCGCGTCGGGGTGCCGCCGCAAAAAATCATCGTCAATGACCGGGTTGATGTCGCCGCTGTCTACGGTGTCAAAGGTGTGCAGCTTGCTTATCACAGCCTGCCGGTGCGCGCCGTCCGCCGCTCGTTTCCGGACTTGACTGTTGGTTGCTCGGTGCACGGGTCGGAGGAGGCGAAACAAGCCGAACAGGATGGCGCTCACTTTTGTTTGTATGGTCATATTTTTCCGACGGACAGCAAGCCCGGTTTGCCACCGCGCGGTCTGGACTCGCTTGCGGAAATCGTGGCCGCCGTGTCCATTCCAGTCATCGCCATCGGCGGCATTCACGCCGGCAACGCTCGTCGGGTGCTGGAAGCGGGCGCAGCCGGGGTGGCGGTATTGTCGGCTGTTTTTTTCGCCGCCGACCCCGTTGCTGAGGCCAAACGGCTGGCAGACATAGTGAAAGGGAGGGGATAG
- a CDS encoding class I SAM-dependent rRNA methyltransferase: MAKVILKRKRKKRLEQGHPWIFQSEVDRIEGDVAPGDFVDIYNHQGYWLAKGYINPASQIIVRVLTQNPNDELDERFFIDRIRQAWAYRERMIPGVRSCRAVYGEADFLPGLIVDKYEDVLVVQILALGMEKRKDWILRGLLDVFAPRAIYLRNDVSVRELEGLKQEKGFWYGESETEIEIEENGVKYIVDIENGQKTGFFFDQRQNRAALRPLIGPETTVLDCFTHTGSFMLNACLYGAKHATAVDISEHAIETAKRNAALNGFTNVEFVVANAFDYLRESVRAGKQWDVVIIDPPAFAKSAHAVPKALRGYKDINLNGLKLVKDGGFFVTSSCSYHVRPHLFQEMIADAAFDAKKVLRQVYWNGAGYDHPKLLAAEEGDYLKFAIYEVYSRR; encoded by the coding sequence ATGGCGAAAGTGATCCTAAAACGGAAACGGAAAAAACGACTTGAGCAAGGGCACCCATGGATTTTTCAAAGTGAAGTCGACCGCATCGAAGGCGATGTAGCGCCGGGCGACTTCGTTGACATTTACAATCATCAAGGGTATTGGCTGGCGAAAGGATATATCAACCCTGCTTCGCAAATCATCGTCCGCGTCTTGACACAAAACCCAAACGATGAACTCGATGAGCGCTTTTTCATCGACCGCATCCGTCAGGCGTGGGCGTACCGTGAACGGATGATTCCCGGCGTTCGCTCCTGCCGCGCCGTCTATGGCGAGGCCGACTTTTTGCCCGGATTGATCGTCGACAAATATGAAGATGTGCTGGTTGTGCAAATTTTGGCGCTCGGCATGGAAAAACGGAAAGACTGGATCTTGCGCGGCTTGCTTGACGTGTTTGCCCCAAGGGCCATTTATTTGCGCAACGATGTATCTGTTCGGGAGCTTGAGGGTCTCAAACAAGAAAAAGGCTTTTGGTACGGGGAATCGGAAACTGAAATCGAAATTGAGGAAAACGGCGTGAAATACATCGTCGATATTGAGAACGGGCAAAAAACGGGCTTTTTCTTCGACCAACGGCAAAACCGCGCTGCCCTTCGTCCGCTCATCGGTCCGGAGACGACGGTGCTCGACTGCTTCACCCATACCGGCTCCTTTATGCTGAACGCTTGTCTGTATGGAGCAAAACATGCTACTGCCGTCGATATTTCTGAACATGCCATCGAGACCGCGAAACGGAACGCTGCGTTAAACGGATTCACGAACGTTGAATTTGTCGTCGCCAACGCCTTCGACTATTTGCGCGAGTCGGTGCGCGCTGGCAAACAGTGGGATGTCGTCATCATCGACCCGCCGGCGTTCGCGAAATCGGCCCATGCCGTCCCGAAGGCGCTGCGCGGCTATAAAGACATTAACTTAAACGGTTTGAAGCTTGTCAAAGACGGCGGCTTTTTCGTCACATCAAGCTGCTCGTACCACGTCCGCCCGCACCTATTTCAAGAGATGATTGCTGATGCGGCATTTGACGCGAAAAAAGTGCTTCGTCAAGTATATTGGAACGGCGCCGGCTACGACCACCCGAAACTCCTTGCCGCGGAAGAAGGCGACTACTTAAAATTCGCCATTTACGAAGTGTATTCCCGGCGGTGA
- a CDS encoding ECF transporter S component codes for MEAKAKGLKLADILTTIVIAIVFGVIYKLWGPLYSAVGAVGFHLDQLIYGMWFIASSLAYLLIRKPGVALLAEIAASSGELIMGSQWGLEVLIYGVVQGLLAELVFAAFRYRRFDAFVVSLGAVGATVGSLIMDFYKGYIEALAPWNMALFLLARFIGAILISGVFAVSLAKALEKTGVTQMWRSASKDDYDALNR; via the coding sequence ATGGAAGCGAAGGCAAAAGGGTTAAAATTGGCGGATATTTTAACGACGATCGTCATTGCGATTGTTTTTGGCGTGATTTACAAATTATGGGGCCCACTATATAGCGCGGTGGGAGCAGTAGGGTTTCATCTCGATCAACTCATTTACGGCATGTGGTTTATCGCTTCTTCGCTTGCCTATTTGTTGATCCGCAAACCAGGGGTGGCGTTGCTCGCGGAGATTGCCGCTTCGTCCGGCGAGCTGATCATGGGATCGCAATGGGGGCTTGAAGTGCTCATTTACGGGGTTGTACAAGGGCTGTTGGCCGAGCTTGTCTTTGCCGCCTTCCGCTATCGGCGCTTTGATGCGTTCGTTGTCTCGCTCGGTGCGGTCGGGGCGACGGTCGGCTCGCTCATCATGGACTTTTACAAAGGCTATATTGAGGCGCTTGCTCCATGGAATATGGCGCTCTTTTTGCTGGCGCGTTTTATTGGCGCCATCCTCATCTCCGGTGTGTTTGCTGTTTCATTGGCAAAAGCGCTCGAAAAAACCGGAGTGACGCAAATGTGGCGGTCGGCTTCAAAAGATGATTACGATGCGTTGAACCGGTAA
- a CDS encoding MFS transporter: protein MGAEQQPLIAEQKEKIWTKDFVLICLANFFVFLGFQMTLPTIPLFVEHLGGNDQLIGVVVGVFTFSALIVRPFAGHALETKGRRFVFLLGLLIFVISVGSYSLISSIFLLFLMRIVQGIGWGFSTTASGTVATDIIPASRRGEGMGYYGLSGNIALAFGPSLGLVLAAMISFSHLFAICAALGVASVLFAAAITYKKAEAVHGKGMNKWDLYEKSALTPSVLLFFLTVTFGGIASFLPLYTAQKQIGGLQLYFLLYALALMVTRTFAGQLYDRKGHRAVFLPGAGLILLAMLLLAWLPGEWALLLAAVLYGFGFGMVQPGLQAWSVERAPAHRKGMANATFFSFFDLGVGVGAMVFGQISHWFGYPSIYLAASGSVLLSMLVYLSVLHKKQSLRPRERKNA, encoded by the coding sequence ATGGGAGCGGAGCAGCAGCCGCTTATTGCAGAACAAAAAGAAAAAATATGGACGAAAGATTTCGTTTTGATTTGTTTGGCTAATTTTTTTGTGTTTCTTGGGTTTCAAATGACGCTGCCGACCATTCCGCTGTTTGTCGAGCATTTGGGCGGCAACGATCAGCTGATTGGCGTTGTCGTCGGCGTGTTTACGTTTTCGGCGCTCATCGTCCGTCCGTTCGCCGGCCATGCGCTTGAGACGAAAGGGCGCCGGTTTGTGTTTTTATTAGGGCTTCTCATTTTCGTCATTTCTGTCGGCTCCTACAGCTTGATCTCAAGCATTTTCCTTCTCTTTTTGATGCGGATCGTCCAAGGAATCGGCTGGGGGTTTTCGACAACCGCATCCGGAACGGTGGCGACGGACATCATTCCAGCGAGCCGACGCGGGGAAGGGATGGGCTATTACGGGCTGTCTGGGAATATCGCCTTGGCGTTTGGTCCGTCCCTTGGACTTGTGCTTGCCGCCATGATTTCGTTTAGCCATCTGTTTGCCATTTGTGCAGCGCTTGGAGTGGCTTCGGTGCTGTTTGCCGCCGCGATTACGTATAAAAAAGCGGAAGCCGTGCATGGCAAAGGAATGAATAAATGGGATTTGTACGAAAAAAGTGCCTTGACTCCGTCGGTATTGTTGTTTTTCTTGACGGTGACGTTCGGCGGCATCGCCTCGTTCTTGCCTTTGTATACGGCGCAAAAACAGATCGGTGGCCTGCAGCTGTACTTTTTGCTTTATGCGCTTGCCTTGATGGTGACGCGAACGTTCGCTGGCCAGTTGTATGACCGAAAAGGGCATCGGGCCGTTTTTCTCCCTGGCGCGGGGCTGATTTTGTTGGCGATGCTTCTTCTCGCTTGGCTGCCGGGAGAATGGGCGTTGCTTTTGGCGGCGGTGCTGTACGGTTTCGGCTTTGGCATGGTGCAGCCGGGGCTGCAGGCGTGGTCGGTCGAGCGGGCTCCTGCCCACCGCAAGGGAATGGCGAACGCGACATTTTTCTCATTTTTTGATTTAGGGGTCGGCGTCGGGGCGATGGTGTTTGGGCAAATCAGCCATTGGTTCGGTTATCCGAGCATTTATTTAGCTGCTAGCGGTTCGGTGCTCCTTTCGATGCTTGTCTATTTGTCGGTTTTGCACAAAAAACAATCGCTTCGCCCCAGGGAACGAAAAAACGCTTAG
- the thiO gene encoding glycine oxidase ThiO, giving the protein MTRRYDVAIIGGGVIGAAIGFELAKRRHRVAIFEKGTMGSGASSAAAGMLGAQSEFSAPSPLVPLALQSRALMPSLAEELKERTGIDIGLVEKGMIKLATTEEEADDLYRHYAFWRSIGEPVQWLTKGEALDIEPRLATEALAGAMYIPGDGQVSASDFAAALAYAAASAGACLYEYTEVFDIRSDSSGHVLDTISGTFSAEAVVIASGAWAARLGARVGLSLSVYPVKGECVMVRTPVPLLQTTVFAKNGCYIVPKSGNRLLIGATSTPNTFDRRVSVGGVMSLLHRAAHLVPNIEQAEWVTAWSGIRPQTEDGLPYLGEHPERRGLFVAAGHYRNGILLSPLTGLLVADLVERKKTAFDLAPFSLTRHIGKVGVE; this is encoded by the coding sequence ATGACGCGTCGGTATGACGTCGCCATCATCGGCGGCGGAGTGATTGGGGCGGCCATCGGCTTTGAACTCGCCAAACGGCGGCACCGCGTCGCCATTTTCGAAAAAGGAACGATGGGAAGCGGGGCATCAAGCGCAGCGGCTGGCATGCTCGGGGCGCAATCGGAGTTTTCGGCGCCGAGCCCGCTCGTGCCGCTTGCCTTGCAAAGCCGGGCGCTCATGCCGTCCTTGGCTGAAGAGCTGAAGGAGAGAACCGGCATTGATATCGGCCTTGTCGAAAAAGGAATGATCAAACTAGCGACAACGGAGGAGGAAGCGGACGATCTTTATCGCCATTATGCATTTTGGCGGAGCATAGGCGAACCGGTGCAGTGGCTCACGAAAGGGGAGGCGCTTGACATCGAGCCGCGTCTTGCGACGGAAGCGCTTGCCGGTGCGATGTACATTCCCGGCGATGGGCAAGTGAGCGCTTCGGATTTCGCCGCCGCTCTCGCCTATGCCGCCGCCTCCGCCGGCGCTTGTCTGTACGAGTATACGGAAGTGTTCGACATTCGTTCTGACAGCAGCGGTCATGTGTTAGACACAATAAGCGGAACGTTTTCCGCCGAGGCGGTCGTCATCGCTTCCGGAGCTTGGGCGGCGCGGCTTGGCGCGCGGGTCGGGCTTTCGCTTTCCGTTTATCCGGTCAAAGGGGAGTGCGTCATGGTGCGCACTCCGGTTCCGCTGTTGCAAACGACGGTATTTGCGAAAAACGGCTGCTATATCGTTCCAAAATCGGGAAACCGGCTGCTCATCGGAGCGACGTCCACGCCCAACACGTTTGACCGGCGCGTATCGGTCGGCGGGGTGATGAGTTTGTTGCATCGCGCCGCCCACCTTGTTCCAAACATTGAACAGGCGGAGTGGGTAACGGCATGGAGCGGCATTCGGCCGCAGACCGAAGACGGTTTGCCTTATCTAGGTGAGCATCCGGAGCGGCGCGGCTTATTTGTCGCTGCTGGCCATTACCGGAACGGCATTTTGCTCAGCCCGTTGACCGGTCTGCTTGTCGCCGACTTAGTGGAGCGGAAAAAAACGGCGTTTGACCTTGCTCCATTTTCGTTGACACGCCATATCGGAAAGGTGGGGGTGGAATGA
- a CDS encoding energy-coupling factor transporter transmembrane component T family protein, translated as MKWEVRCRKTWLHETNPSLKLIVLVVLFFAVLFIHNPNVLINVSLALFALFCFGTGYPAGVLFWLFLPFFLVFVSTASSMMMFGEGTTTWFRWGLIHITAESFWRGVHIGVRALALGLLGLIFSLTTRPVHLFYSLMQQLKLKPKYAYSFLAAVRLLPMMLEEFQTVRYALTVRGVPNKGGLGKIKRYAVPLLSQSIRRAQRIAVAMEAKRFSGDGRRTFYYEMGFGKYDVLFVALFAALMLVAYYAGMHYPYIPISDVR; from the coding sequence ATGAAATGGGAGGTTCGCTGCCGCAAGACATGGCTTCATGAGACGAACCCGAGCTTAAAGCTCATTGTGCTTGTTGTGCTTTTTTTTGCCGTGTTGTTCATTCACAATCCGAACGTGCTCATCAATGTTTCGCTCGCTTTGTTTGCTTTGTTTTGCTTTGGCACCGGCTATCCGGCGGGCGTGCTGTTTTGGTTGTTTTTGCCGTTTTTTCTTGTCTTTGTTTCGACGGCCTCATCGATGATGATGTTTGGTGAAGGAACGACGACATGGTTTCGCTGGGGGCTCATCCATATTACGGCGGAAAGTTTTTGGCGCGGGGTGCACATTGGGGTTCGCGCTTTGGCGCTTGGGCTTCTCGGGCTGATTTTTTCGCTGACGACTCGCCCGGTGCATCTGTTTTATTCGCTCATGCAGCAGCTAAAGTTGAAACCAAAGTATGCATACAGCTTTTTAGCGGCGGTTCGGTTGTTGCCGATGATGCTCGAAGAGTTTCAAACAGTCCGCTACGCCTTGACCGTGCGCGGCGTGCCGAACAAGGGCGGCCTTGGCAAAATCAAGCGCTACGCCGTTCCGCTGTTGTCGCAAAGCATCCGCCGCGCCCAGCGCATTGCGGTCGCGATGGAGGCAAAGCGATTTTCCGGGGATGGACGGCGCACGTTTTACTATGAAATGGGGTTTGGCAAATATGATGTCCTGTTTGTCGCCCTGTTCGCCGCCTTGATGTTGGTGGCTTATTATGCCGGCATGCATTATCCATATATCCCGATCAGCGATGTCCGATAG
- a CDS encoding YfiT family bacillithiol transferase, producing MATVDPIRYPIGTFQAPERFRSEEVQEWIAAVRELPNALRTAVSGLNDEQLNTPYRAGGWTVAQVVHHLADASMNAFLRTKWGMTEDGPTVKSFAESEWAKTVDARSLPIEPSLLMLDGLHARWTALLESMTEADFHRTVRPEGAVGEMPLYVLTALYAWHGKHHTAQITSLRKRKGW from the coding sequence ATGGCAACGGTCGATCCGATTCGCTACCCGATCGGAACGTTTCAAGCGCCGGAGCGGTTTCGCTCCGAGGAAGTGCAAGAATGGATCGCCGCTGTGCGCGAGTTGCCGAACGCCTTAAGAACCGCTGTTTCCGGCTTGAACGATGAACAGCTGAACACGCCGTACCGCGCCGGCGGCTGGACGGTCGCCCAAGTCGTCCATCATTTGGCTGATGCAAGCATGAATGCGTTTTTGCGCACGAAATGGGGGATGACGGAAGACGGCCCGACGGTGAAGTCGTTTGCAGAAAGCGAATGGGCGAAAACAGTTGATGCCCGCTCGTTGCCCATTGAACCGTCGCTTTTAATGCTTGACGGGCTGCATGCGCGATGGACGGCGTTGCTTGAATCGATGACGGAAGCAGATTTTCACCGAACCGTTCGGCCGGAAGGGGCGGTTGGTGAGATGCCTCTGTATGTATTGACCGCGTTGTATGCATGGCATGGGAAACATCATACCGCGCAAATTACGTCGTTGCGCAAACGAAAAGGATGGTAA
- the tenA gene encoding thiaminase II has product MSFAKQLRQAADPIWQASFRHPFVQELGQGTLEREKFRYYVMQDAYYLRHFARVQAIGAAKSPDLATTARMAHHAQSTCEAELSLHETFAKLLGITEEERAAFIPAPTAYAYTSHMYRAAYEGHLGDVIAAILPCYWLYYEIGERLKTCRPNDPIYEKWISTYSSDWFRSLVEEQIARLDAIADAVTEEDRHRMKRHFLISSEYEYEFWEMAYRLEQWPSVELAVSR; this is encoded by the coding sequence ATGTCATTTGCCAAACAATTGCGCCAGGCGGCCGATCCAATCTGGCAGGCGAGTTTTCGCCATCCGTTCGTTCAGGAGCTTGGCCAGGGGACGCTGGAGCGCGAGAAATTTCGCTATTACGTGATGCAAGATGCCTATTATTTGCGCCATTTTGCCCGCGTGCAGGCGATCGGAGCGGCGAAATCGCCGGATTTGGCGACAACGGCCCGGATGGCGCACCATGCACAAAGCACGTGCGAAGCCGAGCTGTCGCTGCATGAAACGTTCGCCAAGCTGCTAGGCATTACGGAGGAAGAGAGGGCGGCGTTCATTCCGGCGCCGACGGCGTACGCCTATACGTCGCACATGTACCGTGCTGCGTATGAAGGGCATCTCGGTGATGTCATCGCCGCCATTTTGCCATGCTACTGGCTGTATTACGAAATTGGCGAGCGTTTGAAAACGTGCCGCCCGAATGATCCGATTTATGAAAAATGGATCAGCACCTACAGTTCCGACTGGTTCCGCTCACTTGTAGAAGAGCAAATCGCGCGGCTTGACGCCATCGCTGACGCGGTCACCGAAGAGGATCGCCATCGGATGAAGCGGCATTTCCTCATCAGCAGTGAATATGAGTACGAGTTTTGGGAGATGGCGTACCGGCTTGAGCAGTGGCCGTCGGTTGAATTGGCGGTAAGCCGTTGA